A region from the Patagioenas fasciata isolate bPatFas1 chromosome 27, bPatFas1.hap1, whole genome shotgun sequence genome encodes:
- the EPS15L1 gene encoding epidermal growth factor receptor substrate 15-like 1 isoform X9, giving the protein MNSKLPLDILGRVWDLSDIDKDGHLDKDEFAVAMHLVYRALEKEPVPSLLPPSLIPPSKRKKTAVFPGAVPVLPASPPPKDSLRSTPSHGSVNSLNSTGSLSPKHSIKQAQPAVNWVVPMSEKVRYDEIFLKTDTDMDGFVSGQEVKDIFMHSGLSQNLLAHIWALADTRQVGKLSKDQFALAMYLIQQKVSKGVDPPQVLSPEMIPPSERSTPIQTLSGYLTPVGTEISALTEMRRDSSSSVGSGEFTGVKELDDISQEIAQLQREKYSLEQDIREKEESIRQKTNEVQELQNDLDRETSNLQELEAQKQDAQDRLDEMDQQKAKLKDMLSDVRQKCQEETQVVSISSLKMQIQSQESDLKSQEDDLNRAKAELNRLQQEETQLEQSIQAGKVQLETIIKSLKSTQEEINQARSKLSQLQESHQEVNKSIEEYNEALNGIHGGSLTNLADISEGLGQTERNSYGAMDDPFKNKALMFTNNTQELHTDPFQSEDPFKSDPFKGADPFKGSDPFQHDPFAEQPPAPADPFGGDPFKESDPFRSSAPEDFFKKQVKSDPFTSDPFTKPPALPSKPDPFESSDPFTSSSVSSKGPDPFGTLDPFGSGAFSSGEGFADFSQMSKSVAPDPFASSFGGMGFSDDPFKSKSDTPALPPKKNVPPRPKPPSGKSTPVGHLGPADFPKPHDPFQPFGADGSDPFQSKKGFGDPFSGKDPFAPSSSSKTAKDSSLGFADFSSFGNEEQQLAWAKRESERAEQERLARLRRQEQEDLELAIALSKADMPSS; this is encoded by the exons ATGAATTCAAAGCTACCTCTCGATATCCTAGGAAGG GTGTGGGATCTCAGTGACATTGATAAGGATGGGCACCTGGACAAGGATGAATTTGCTGTG GCAATGCATTTGGTTTATAGAGCTCTTGAGAAAGAGCCGGTTCCTTCCCTGTTACCCCCTTCTCTCATACCACCTTCCAAAAGAAAGAAGACGGCGGTTTTCCCTGGCGCGGTCCCTGTTCTCCCTGCCAGCCCTCCGCCCAAAGACAGCCTGCGTTCCACCCCGTCGCACGGGAGCGTCAACAGCCTCAACAGCACAGGGAGCTTGTCTCCCAAGCACAGCATCAAACAAGCACAG CCCGCTGTGAACTGGGTGGTACCAATGTCCGAAAAAGTGCGATACGATGAGATTTTCCTAAAAACAGACACAGACATGGATGGGTTTGTGAGTGGCCAAGAAGTAAAGGACATTTTTATGCATTCAGGTCTGTCTCAGAACCTCCTAGCACATATATG GGCTTTGGCTGACACGAGGCAGGTGGGGAAGCTGAGCAAAGATCAGTTTGCGCTGGCCATGTATCTCATTCAGCAGAAGGTCAGTAAAGGCGTTGACCCTCCACAAgtgctgtccccagagatgaTCCCTCCCTCGGAGAGGAGCACTCCCATACAG ACTCTGTCAGGTTACTTGACCCCTGTAGGAACCGAGATCTCAGCACTGACAGAAATGCGTCGT GATAGTTCAAGTTCCGTTGGATCAGGAGAATTTACAGGGGTGAAGGAACTGGATGATATTAGTCAAGAAATTGCACAGCTGCAGAG aGAAAAATACTCGCTAGAGCAGGACATTAGGGAAAAGGAAGAATCAATCAGACAGAAAACCAATGAAGTTCAG GAACTGCAAAACGATTTAGACAGGGAGACCAGTAACCTGCAAGAGTTAGAGGCTCAGAAACAAGACGCCCAGGACCGCCTGGACGAGATGGACCAGCAGAAAGCCAAGCTGAAGGACATGCTGAGCGACGTCCGGCAGAAGTGCCAGGAAGAAACACAGGTGGTGAGT ATTTCATCACTAAAAATGCAGATTCAGTCTCAGGAATCGGATCTGAAATCACAGGAGGATGACCTGAACCGAGCCAAAGCAGAGCTGAACCGCCTGCAGCAGGAGGAGacgcagctggagcagagcatccAGGCTGGGAAGGTGCAGCTCGAAACAATCATCAAGTCTTTAAAATCAACACAGGAAGAGATAAACCAG GCAAGAAGTAAACTCTCTCAGCTTCAGGAGAGTCACCAAGAGGTCAATAAGAGTATAGAAGAATATAACGAAGCTCTCAACGGGATTCACGGTGGTAGCTTGACGAATTTAGCGGACATAAGCGAAGGCCTTGGGCAGACGGAAAGAAACAGCTACGGAgctatg GATGATCCATTTAAGAATAAAGCTTTGATGTTTACCAATAACACCCAAGAGCTGCACACGGACCCCTTCCAGTCAGAAGATCCTTTCAAATCGGATCCGTTTAAGGGAGCAGACCCGTTCAAAGGCA GTGACCCATTCCAGCATGACCCTTTTGCAGAACagccacctgctccagcag ATCCATTTGGAGGAGATCCGTTTAAGGAAAGTGACCCATTTCGTAGTTCTGCCCCTGAGGATTTCTTCAAGAAACAGGTGAAGAGTGACCCGTTCACCTCAGATCCATTCACAAAGCCCCCTGCTTTACCCTCCAAG CCCGACCCTTTTGAAAGCAGTGATCCCTTTACGTCTTCCAGCGTCTCTTCTAAAGGCCCAG ATCCGTTTGGAACTCTGGACCCGTTTGGAAGCGGCGCTTTCAGTAGCGGTGAAGGATTCGCAGACTTCAGTCAGATGTCGAAG TCAGTAGCTCCAGACCCCTTCGCCTCCTCCTTTGGAGGGATGGGCTTCTCCGATGACCCTTTCAAAAGCAAATCCGACACCCCAGCGTTACCGCCGAAGAAAAATGTCCCTCCGCGCCCCAAGCCACCCAGCG GTAAAAGCACTCCCGTAGGCCACCTGGGCCCTGCAGACTTCCCCAAGCCCCACGACCCGTTCCAGCCGTTCGGGGCCGACGGCAGCGACCCGTTCCAGAGTAAAAAGGGCTTTGGGGACCCGTTTAGTGGAAAAGATCCGTTTGCTCCCTCCTCTTCGAGTAAAACTGCTAAAGACTCTTCCTTGGGGTTTGCAGACTTCAGCTCT